A single window of Solenopsis invicta isolate M01_SB chromosome 3, UNIL_Sinv_3.0, whole genome shotgun sequence DNA harbors:
- the LOC105197235 gene encoding ankyrin repeat domain-containing protein 39 encodes MEHSHDHKTCCESGVPRYNVCQTIDEISFERGIWTAALEGDVDRVNRLLQKGVFVDTPDSAGYTALHYATRSGHIRVCEILLEHGAKVDSRTRSMRATPLHRAACMDRVEVVDLLLRYGASPNLTDADGRTALHRAIPMVAGSVGGVEVIRKLLPITDRTVKDKHGHTVDDVFERWKATESDVERVEVVKRLFYA; translated from the exons ATGGAGCACTCTCACGATCACAAAACATGTTGTGAGTCAGGCGTTCCACGGTACAATGTCTGTCAGACTATAGACGAAATTAGTTTCGAGCGCGGGATTTGGACAGCAG CGCTGGAAGGCGATGTGGATCGTGTCAATAGGCTGCTGCAGAAGGGCGTCTTTGTCGACACGCCGGACTCCGCCGGCTACACGGCGCTGCATTATGCAACGCGGAGCGGGCACATCCGCGTGTGCGAGATTCTGCTGGAGCACGGTGCGAAGGTGGATTCGCGCACCCGCAGCATGAGAGCGACGCCTCTGCACCGCGCAGCCTGCATGGACCGCGTCGAAGTCGTCGATTTATTGCTGCGTTACGGCGCGTCGCCCAACCTGACAGACGCGGACGGTAGAACGGCCCTGCACCGGGCGATCCCAATGGTGGCCGGCTCCGTCGGCGGTGTCGAGGTCATTAGAAAACTACTACCGATCACCGACCGCACCGTCAAAGACAAACACGGGCACACCGTCGATGATGTGTTCGAACGCTGGAAAGCTACAGAGAGTGATGTCGAAAGGGTAGAGGTAGTGAAGAGATTGTTTTACGCGTAG
- the LOC105197265 gene encoding uncharacterized protein LOC105197265 translates to MSSITDCLSRLLQMPYILVRGNLASYSHKYPWRVLVSGLKAADIEQLSRFSSIGYCDDSTIVYLQHPCIILTALEVLGYKVVASSSTSIKQDYNEYMWTMRKEFSEPEPDIRTVIKEASEPVVKAAGMARNFVYTATSRAPDITRHKCDVH, encoded by the exons ATGTCATCTATTACAGATTGTCTTAGCCGATTATTACAGATGCCATACATTCTAGTACGTGGTAACCTAGCGTCGTACAGTCATAAGTATCCCTGGAGGGTTTTAGTATCAGGGCTTAAAg CGGCCGATATAGAGCAGTTGAGTCGTTTCTCCTCTATAGGATATTGCGACGACTCGACGATAGTATATTTGCAGCATCCCTGCATAATATTGACCGCTTTAGAGGTACTCGGTTATAAAGTCGTCGCATCATCCAGCACTAGCATTAAGCAGGATTATAATGAGTACATGTGGACTATGAGAAAAGAATTCTCAGAACCCGAACCTGATATCCGAACTGTTATAAAAGAAGCCTCAGAACCTGTTGTAAAAGCAGCTGGTATGGCTCGAAATTTCGTATATACTGCTACTTCAAGAGCACCAGACATCACACGGCACAAGTGTGATGTTCATTAG
- the LOC105197236 gene encoding ras-related protein Rab-14, giving the protein MSTGPYNYSYIFKYIIIGDMGVGKSCLLHQFTEKKFMADCPHTIGVEFGTRIIEVAGQKIKLQIWDTAGQERFRAVTRSYYRGAAGALMVYDITRRSTYNHLSSWLTDTRNLTNPSTVIFLIGNKSDLEGQRDVTYEEAKQFADEHGLMFVEASAKTGHNVEEAFLETAKKIFQSIQDGRLDLNAAESGVQHNPSQPGRTSLQGVSNEQQGGKDSCSC; this is encoded by the exons ATGTCGACCGGTCCATATAATTATTCCTATATCTTCAAATACATCATCATAGGGGATATGGGAGTAGGCAAGTCATGCCTACTTCATcagtttacagaaaaaaaat ttaTGGCAGATTGTCCACATACCATTGGTGTTGAATTTGGCACTAGGATTATAGAAGTAGCAGGACAGAAGATAAAACTGCAGATATGGGACACTGCTGGACAAGAACGATTTAGAGCAGTTACTAG aTCATACTATCGTGGTGCAGCTGGAGCATTAATGGTGTATGATATTACACGCCGTTCAACTTATAATCATCTCAGTAGCTGGCTGACAGACACAAGAAATTTAACAAATCCGAGCACT GTTATATTCTTAATTGGTAACAAAAGTGATCTCGAAGGTCAACGTGACGTTACCTATGAAGAAGCGAAGCAGTTTGCTGACGAACATGGCTTAATGTTTGTCGAAGCTAGCGCAAAGAC AGGACACAATGTGGAGGAAGCCTTCTTGGAAACTGCAAAGAAAATATTCCAAAGTATACAAGACGGGCG ATTGGACCTAAATGCAGCAGAATCTGGTGTACAGCATAATCCCAGTCAACCGGGTCGCACCAGTCTCCAAGGAGTATCTAATGAACAGCAGGGAGGCAAGGACTCCTGCTCTTGTTAG
- the LOC113003507 gene encoding uncharacterized protein LOC113003507: MATTTKKEFIEEDDDTFYYVGVKASPFATDCAVFGLPPKEASALRSRFPLTPNNAVVVNGIMLKGTPFSVINALAELGYRVICSTGEAEILWTLQREN, encoded by the exons ATGGCAACGACAACCAAAAAGGAGTTTATTGAGGAGGATGACGACACTTTCTATTACGTCGGTGTAAAAGCGTCCCCGTTTGCGACCGATTGCGCGGTCTTCGGTTTACCACCGAAGGAGGCATCGGCTTTACGCAGTCGCTTTCCGCTGACCCCCAATAATGCCGTTGTCGTGAATGGAATTATGCTAAAAG GCACACCATTCTCCGTCATAAATGCTCTAGCTGAGCTCGGCTATCGAGTTATTTGTAGTACCGGAGAAGCCGAGATACTTTGGACATTGCAGCGGGAAAATTAA